Proteins found in one Actinokineospora alba genomic segment:
- a CDS encoding ABC transporter substrate-binding protein: MRTTNSRRALALTAVATLLTACAGGGATVGETGGGRDPLTATTGFDGSTITLGVLSPLSGPAAVFGRPMTSGNEVWFKHINSQGGIGGKYPVRLVEEDTQYRPDLTVQRYNKVKGDVVAFTQLVGTTPTLALLPLLTADKILAAPASGDAVWVRKDNLLPITAPYQIQSINAVDHYLTERGGTPQSKICTMIQDDAYGEAGQQGIDFAAQRYGFTVTMTQRYKLGTENYAGQIGALAGAGCEMVFLAATPTDAGKIWGAAAQARFTPKWYGQAPSYAGALAESPLASYLQQHVLIAYEGTEWGDQSVPGMKDLIDRVSRFAPQQQPDLYFTFGYNQARAMTAVLEKAVELGDLSRDGVLSASRELGTVSFDGLSGDYVYGRTDTRNPPRTTTLFRIDPAKPFGLATLKYNFTSDAAKAYPF; the protein is encoded by the coding sequence ATGCGGACCACGAACTCGCGCCGGGCGCTGGCTCTGACGGCAGTCGCAACGCTCTTGACGGCCTGCGCGGGTGGCGGGGCCACGGTGGGGGAGACGGGCGGTGGAAGAGACCCACTCACCGCCACCACCGGGTTCGACGGCTCCACGATCACACTCGGCGTGCTCAGCCCGCTGTCCGGGCCCGCCGCCGTGTTCGGCAGGCCGATGACCTCGGGCAACGAGGTGTGGTTCAAGCACATCAACTCCCAGGGCGGCATCGGGGGCAAGTACCCGGTGCGACTGGTCGAGGAGGACACCCAGTACCGGCCCGACCTCACCGTGCAGCGGTACAACAAGGTCAAGGGTGACGTGGTGGCGTTCACCCAGTTGGTCGGCACGACGCCGACGTTGGCGCTGCTGCCGCTGCTGACGGCGGACAAGATCCTCGCCGCACCGGCGTCCGGGGACGCCGTCTGGGTACGGAAGGACAACCTGCTGCCGATCACCGCCCCGTACCAGATCCAGTCCATCAACGCGGTCGACCATTACCTCACCGAGCGCGGCGGCACCCCGCAGTCGAAGATCTGCACGATGATCCAGGACGATGCCTATGGCGAGGCGGGCCAACAGGGCATCGACTTCGCCGCCCAGCGGTATGGCTTCACCGTGACCATGACCCAGCGGTACAAACTGGGCACCGAGAACTACGCGGGTCAGATCGGCGCGCTCGCGGGGGCGGGGTGTGAAATGGTGTTCCTCGCCGCCACGCCGACCGACGCGGGCAAGATCTGGGGCGCGGCGGCCCAGGCCCGGTTCACCCCGAAGTGGTACGGGCAGGCGCCGAGTTATGCGGGCGCCCTGGCTGAGTCGCCTCTGGCGTCGTACCTGCAGCAGCACGTGCTCATCGCATACGAGGGCACGGAGTGGGGCGACCAGTCCGTGCCGGGCATGAAGGACTTGATCGATCGCGTGAGCCGGTTCGCGCCGCAACAGCAGCCGGACCTGTACTTCACTTTCGGCTACAACCAGGCGCGGGCGATGACCGCGGTGCTGGAGAAGGCCGTCGAGTTGGGCGATCTGTCCCGCGATGGTGTCCTGTCGGCGTCCCGGGAACTCGGCACGGTGTCCTTCGACGGGCTCAGCGGCGACTACGTCTACGGAAGGACCGACACGCGCAACCCTCCGCGCACCACAACACTGTTCCGGATCGACCCGGCCAAGCCGTTCGGCCTGGCCACCCTGAAGTACAACTTCACCTCTGATGCGGCGAAGGCGTATCCCTTCTGA
- a CDS encoding choice-of-anchor D domain-containing protein, with product MTAPAAAQVVSSRTERVSVFDTGTEAVGGSFEPSVSADGRHVVFTTEAALDPLDGEDADLDVYARDRVTGKTIMLSRGQLPGTAGETQPNGASRGPSISADGRHVAFQSTAWNFGTPDQDFVEDVFVVDRDPDGDAVFDERTDDGAVAYRYISVGRRTDFDNFGRLWENIMPSVSADGTTVAWMQHNIGPPSLRSKLRLSAAVPDDELVSGIVVLAVLGKDPDGQLDQPAVDHPYLIVDNGPPGYEDNFRATEPMVSADGRRVVITALLRRNGVPGAGERAIVEVTVPDGLTSRLDLVADGSPVPGSVGEPTVSGNGRMVGFTWEDPQTSQPDVLVVDRDPDGDGRLSGAGNDEPFVLRIASRNVLGEPGGGLSPALSADGRYLAFATFGRSMHGGVDAPDSRGRCVQPRSTSVCDIVVRDLVTDGDRELSGLGRLPAELASPSLRQVCTAVPAPDSTCEADGDSSAPALSADAGTVVYDSAATDLVADDTNDFTDVFVRQFSPAMTSTPSSIDFGTILIGNDSTATAAFDYAGFGPLTVGSVSISGPAAQDFDVFPAETCVGRTFHTTGACVVSVRFRPTSTGVRTATLRLQSPQGVPLGVAALTGGGEPVVLSIDIDQDVVAFGDRLALTSSPPRTVTVRNVGTVALDIGEVALQPEPGVPAMIFPGDYTIATNECRGRSLSVGGSCAITVTHTPQGTGSRPAVLIVPSNASTGARLIRLEGSGSATSLEVNPSVVRDGAVTMVTGKGFPPLQVIAVSTLGGAGEYSVTTDGQGAFALSYIVFPNASLGIRRVEASFAGVRPPIASAVEILVVPGSAAPPDFTRRR from the coding sequence TTGACCGCACCGGCGGCCGCGCAGGTGGTGAGCAGCCGAACGGAACGGGTGTCGGTTTTCGACACCGGCACCGAGGCGGTGGGCGGCTCGTTCGAGCCTTCGGTGTCGGCGGATGGGCGCCACGTGGTCTTCACGACGGAGGCGGCGTTGGACCCGTTGGACGGCGAAGACGCCGACCTGGACGTCTACGCACGAGACCGCGTCACCGGAAAAACGATCATGCTTTCGCGCGGGCAGCTCCCTGGCACCGCCGGGGAAACACAGCCGAATGGCGCATCCCGCGGCCCCTCGATCTCAGCCGACGGACGCCACGTCGCGTTCCAGTCGACCGCGTGGAACTTCGGGACGCCCGACCAGGACTTCGTCGAGGACGTCTTCGTCGTGGACCGCGACCCGGACGGCGATGCCGTCTTCGACGAGCGAACCGACGACGGGGCCGTCGCCTACCGCTACATCTCGGTGGGACGCCGGACCGACTTCGACAATTTCGGGCGACTGTGGGAAAACATCATGCCCAGCGTCTCCGCGGACGGAACCACCGTGGCCTGGATGCAGCACAACATCGGTCCGCCGTCCCTGCGGTCGAAACTGCGGCTGTCCGCCGCGGTGCCGGACGACGAGCTCGTTTCGGGGATCGTCGTCCTGGCCGTGCTCGGCAAAGATCCCGATGGGCAACTCGACCAGCCCGCGGTTGATCACCCATACCTCATCGTCGACAACGGGCCACCCGGCTATGAGGACAACTTCCGTGCGACCGAGCCCATGGTCTCGGCCGACGGGCGACGAGTGGTGATCACCGCCCTACTGCGAAGGAACGGCGTCCCGGGCGCGGGCGAACGCGCGATCGTCGAGGTGACGGTCCCGGATGGACTGACCTCGAGGCTGGACCTCGTAGCCGACGGCTCACCGGTTCCGGGCTCGGTAGGCGAGCCCACGGTGTCCGGGAACGGCCGTATGGTCGGGTTCACGTGGGAGGACCCGCAGACCTCGCAGCCGGATGTCCTGGTCGTCGATCGCGACCCGGACGGAGACGGCAGGCTCAGCGGGGCCGGAAACGACGAGCCGTTCGTGCTGCGTATCGCTTCCCGGAATGTGCTGGGAGAACCGGGCGGCGGGTTGTCCCCCGCTTTGTCGGCGGACGGCCGTTATCTGGCGTTCGCCACGTTCGGCCGATCCATGCATGGTGGGGTGGACGCGCCGGACAGCCGCGGCCGATGTGTCCAGCCGCGGTCGACTTCGGTGTGCGACATCGTCGTTCGCGACCTCGTCACCGATGGCGACCGCGAGCTGAGCGGACTCGGTCGACTGCCCGCGGAACTCGCCTCACCCAGCCTGCGCCAGGTATGCACCGCGGTGCCTGCCCCTGACTCCACGTGCGAAGCTGACGGCGACAGCTCGGCTCCGGCCTTGTCCGCCGACGCCGGCACTGTGGTCTACGACTCCGCCGCGACAGACCTTGTCGCCGACGACACCAACGATTTCACCGACGTCTTCGTGCGCCAGTTCAGCCCCGCGATGACCTCCACACCGTCCTCAATCGACTTCGGCACGATCCTGATCGGCAACGACAGCACCGCTACCGCGGCCTTCGACTACGCCGGGTTCGGCCCACTGACGGTCGGGTCGGTCTCCATCAGCGGACCGGCCGCGCAGGATTTCGACGTGTTCCCGGCTGAGACCTGCGTCGGACGAACGTTCCACACCACCGGCGCCTGCGTGGTGTCGGTCCGCTTCAGACCGACCAGCACCGGGGTGCGCACCGCGACGCTGCGACTCCAGTCCCCACAGGGAGTTCCGCTCGGGGTGGCGGCGCTCACCGGTGGTGGCGAACCAGTGGTGTTGAGCATCGACATCGACCAGGACGTGGTGGCTTTCGGCGATCGTCTCGCCCTGACGAGCAGCCCGCCGCGGACGGTGACGGTGCGCAATGTCGGCACCGTGGCCCTGGACATCGGCGAAGTCGCGCTCCAACCCGAACCCGGAGTGCCCGCGATGATCTTCCCCGGCGACTACACCATCGCCACGAACGAGTGTCGCGGGCGGAGCCTGAGCGTCGGCGGCTCCTGCGCAATCACGGTGACGCACACTCCACAAGGGACCGGCAGCCGACCCGCCGTCCTCATCGTGCCAAGCAACGCCAGTACCGGCGCCCGCCTCATCCGGCTGGAAGGCAGCGGGTCCGCGACGTCCCTTGAGGTCAACCCCTCGGTCGTGCGGGACGGCGCCGTCACCATGGTGACGGGGAAGGGTTTTCCACCACTGCAGGTGATCGCCGTGAGCACCCTCGGCGGCGCCGGTGAGTACAGCGTGACCACCGACGGTCAGGGCGCGTTTGCCCTGTCGTACATCGTTTTTCCGAACGCGTCGCTCGGGATTCGCCGGGTGGAGGCCAGCTTCGCGGGAGTGCGTCCGCCCATCGCCTCGGCCGTGGAGATTCTCGTCGTTCCCGGGTCGGCGGCGCCGCCTGACTTCACCCGACGAAGGTAG